The following coding sequences lie in one Rutidosis leptorrhynchoides isolate AG116_Rl617_1_P2 chromosome 6, CSIRO_AGI_Rlap_v1, whole genome shotgun sequence genomic window:
- the LOC139851334 gene encoding CBS domain-containing protein CBSX5-like, producing MAARLLAYEVSDLCLGKPPLTSLPITATIRHALNALKTSDDTHISIWTCDHPHSTTDHLVSNCRCIGKICMVDIICYLCKQDNISSPSLALKSPVSVLLSHVLHVVKHVEPSSSLLEAIDLIINGAQNLVVPIRNRATKRKQLRPNREYCWITQEDVMRFLLSTIGSFSPIAAYSVESLGIITVDILTINYHSSALQALDAITSSLVDQTSVAVVDDDGVLIGEISPFTLAYCDEMVAAAITTLSAGDLMTYIDCGGPPENIIRVVETRLNEMNLNGMLEEFSNYSSNIPCCNNNTNSSSEDELEVSSPTSVTMRTGRYNRPNSYSVRIMRRVEPIICHPGSSLVAVMIQAIAHRVSYVWVIEDDCSVVGIVKFSSMLEIFRKHLESMIN from the exons ATGGCAGCTAGATTGTTGGCATATGAGGTCTCCGATCTTTGCTTAGGCAAACCTCCCCTCACCTCCCTCCCTATCACCGCCACGATCCGCCACGCCTTAAACGCACTCAAAACTTCTGACGACACACACATTAGTATTTGGACATGTGATCACCCTCACTCAACCACTGATCACCTTGTTAGTAACTGTCGTTGTATTGGTAAAATTTGCATGGTTGACATCATTTGTTACCTTTGTAAACAAGACAACATTTCGTCTCCTTCCTTGGCCCTCAAGTCACCTGTTTCGGTCTTGTTGTCACATGTTCTTCATGTAGTTAAACATGTGGAACCCTCCTCAAG TTTGCTTGAAGCAATTGATTTAATTATCAACGGtgcacaaaatcttgtggttccaaTAAGAAATAGAGCTACCAAAAGAAAACAATTGAGGCCGAACCGTGAATATTGTTGGATAACACAAGAGGACGTGATGAGGTTCCTTTTAAGCACAATCGGTTCGTTCTCACCAATCGCGGCTTATTCCGTTGAGTCACTCGGTATCATCACCGTTGACATCCTCACAATCAATTACCATTCTTCGGCATTACAAGCACTTGACGCCATAACATCTTCTCTTGTTGACCAAACTTCGGTAGCCGTGGTTGATGATGATGGTGTGTTGATAGGAGAGATATCTCCTTTCACACTTGCTTATTGCGACGAAATGGTTGCTGCTGCGATCACAACATTGTCCGCTGGAGATCTTATGACATATATAGACTGTGGTGGCCCACCTGAAAACATTATCCGGGTGGTGGAGACAAGGTTGAATGAAATGAATCTTAATGGAATGTTGGAGGAATTTTCAAATTACTCCTCCAACATTCCATGTTGTAATAACAATACCAACTCATCTTCTGAAGATGAGTTGGAGGTATCATCCCCGACCTCAGTCACTATGAGGACTGGGAGGTACAATAGGCCGAATAGCTACTCCGTCCGAATAATGAGGAGGGTGGAGCCTATTATCTGTCATCCTGGAAGCTCGTTGGTGGCAGTGATGATTCAAGCGATTGCGCATCGCGTGAGTTATGTGTGGGTGATTGAAGACGATTGTAGTGTGGTCGGAATTGTGAAGTTTTCAAGTATGTTGGAAATTTTCCGGAAACATTTAGAGAGTATGATTAACTAA